One Streptomyces hundungensis DNA segment encodes these proteins:
- a CDS encoding aminoglycoside phosphotransferase family protein: protein MRSAETAEPWAGQGLGPFGVAVRKPYSRTRFATDGSAVLKVYVGIDPEGRRRREATTVQRAALRGISVPTVLATGCDEAGSWTVFRAVHGTPCSVATRKATEDYIGHVVAVSGMLHRPTADTIPGPGWAARTDSPVSASQFLLDQFSARCRWMPWWAALREALQAIDAHPTVHLHGDLKPEHLLVDGGRLHVVDWEASACGPAVLDYTDVVFHLVRDLLYEDVAPAHIPVDLADRLPFCGPVLAWRLLLWLDRRRTQDIDLVTIHDVVRLAAEEQAVSAYRSLAEILAHLRASGVPR from the coding sequence ATGCGCAGCGCGGAGACGGCGGAGCCGTGGGCCGGACAAGGGCTGGGGCCGTTCGGCGTGGCAGTCCGCAAGCCGTACTCCAGAACGCGGTTCGCCACGGACGGCAGCGCCGTACTGAAGGTCTACGTCGGCATCGACCCCGAGGGCCGGCGCCGACGGGAGGCCACCACGGTCCAGCGTGCTGCCCTGCGCGGCATCTCGGTTCCGACCGTCCTTGCGACGGGATGCGACGAGGCCGGGTCCTGGACGGTGTTCCGGGCGGTGCATGGGACGCCGTGCTCGGTGGCCACCCGCAAGGCGACGGAGGACTACATCGGTCACGTCGTGGCGGTGAGCGGCATGCTTCACCGGCCCACTGCCGACACTATTCCTGGCCCCGGCTGGGCGGCGCGGACTGACAGCCCTGTTTCCGCGAGCCAGTTCCTGCTGGATCAGTTCTCAGCCCGCTGCCGGTGGATGCCCTGGTGGGCTGCGTTGCGGGAGGCCCTCCAAGCGATCGACGCCCACCCGACCGTTCATCTACATGGCGATCTGAAGCCCGAGCACCTCCTCGTCGACGGAGGGCGCCTGCATGTCGTCGACTGGGAGGCGAGTGCCTGCGGCCCAGCGGTTCTCGACTACACCGACGTCGTCTTCCACCTCGTACGGGACCTGCTGTACGAGGACGTAGCGCCGGCGCACATTCCAGTCGATCTCGCGGACCGCTTGCCGTTCTGCGGGCCGGTACTCGCCTGGCGTCTGCTCCTCTGGCTTGATCGCCGACGCACCCAGGACATCGACCTCGTCACGATCCACGACGTCGTCCGACTCGCTGCTGAAGAGCAGGCCGTCTCTGCGTACAGGTCGCTCGCAGAGATCTTGGCGCATCTCCGCGCCTCCGGCGTTCCCCGCTGA
- a CDS encoding helix-turn-helix domain-containing protein has translation MTENLTIGERVAWYRRRRGLSQEVLAGLVGRTTDWLSKAENNRIELDRLSVITSLAEALDVSLGDLLAEPTLLEWSSDSGRRTVPALRDALMDYKQLTPLLGLPPDDEPPPLAGLRGAVKEVLDAYQVSQYGFATRRLPLVLADALAASRLYSGRDGEEAHAELALAYHGAAMVLGKVGESELAWIAADRGLTAAQRSGKSTVTGSLFRAVTHCLMATGRFTAAIQLVNDAAAVMQPGLGTANDEYLSVYGTLFLAGAMAAARAEDRATTQTFLREADEVAQRLGADANHLWTAFGPTNVATHCVATAGELGDIQIAADLGQRIDTSGLPVERRVRHSLEVARALSAWNRTDEALATLLDAERAAPEQVRHHYLSRELVIGWIRGTRGRPSQPVADLARRLGVVGG, from the coding sequence ATGACAGAGAACCTGACCATCGGCGAACGCGTTGCCTGGTACCGGCGCCGACGCGGACTTTCCCAGGAAGTCCTGGCCGGCCTCGTCGGCCGCACCACGGACTGGCTGAGCAAAGCGGAGAACAACCGGATCGAGCTCGACCGCCTCTCGGTGATCACTTCACTCGCCGAGGCTCTCGACGTCTCGCTCGGGGATCTCCTCGCCGAGCCGACGCTCCTGGAGTGGTCGAGTGACAGCGGCCGCCGCACGGTGCCCGCTCTGCGTGACGCGCTCATGGACTACAAGCAGCTCACGCCCCTGCTGGGGCTCCCACCCGACGACGAACCGCCGCCCCTGGCGGGCTTGCGGGGCGCAGTGAAGGAAGTCCTCGACGCCTACCAGGTGTCTCAGTACGGCTTCGCGACTCGACGGCTTCCCCTCGTCCTCGCCGACGCCCTCGCAGCCTCCCGCTTGTATTCAGGGCGTGACGGGGAGGAGGCCCATGCCGAACTCGCCTTGGCCTATCACGGTGCGGCCATGGTGCTGGGCAAGGTCGGGGAGTCGGAACTGGCGTGGATCGCCGCCGACCGCGGCTTGACGGCAGCGCAACGGAGCGGCAAGAGCACGGTGACAGGCTCGCTCTTCCGCGCGGTCACGCACTGCCTGATGGCCACTGGCCGCTTCACCGCGGCGATCCAGCTGGTGAACGACGCGGCGGCCGTCATGCAGCCCGGCCTGGGCACCGCGAACGACGAGTACCTCTCGGTCTACGGCACGCTCTTCCTCGCCGGCGCCATGGCCGCCGCCCGAGCGGAGGACCGTGCAACCACCCAGACCTTCCTCCGCGAAGCGGATGAGGTCGCACAACGACTGGGTGCCGACGCGAACCACCTCTGGACGGCCTTCGGCCCGACCAACGTGGCCACCCACTGCGTCGCCACCGCAGGAGAACTCGGCGACATCCAGATCGCCGCAGACCTCGGGCAGCGCATCGACACCAGCGGCCTGCCGGTGGAGCGGCGCGTGAGGCACAGCCTGGAAGTCGCCCGAGCCCTCAGCGCCTGGAACCGGACCGACGAGGCCCTGGCCACGCTGCTGGACGCCGAGCGAGCCGCACCCGAGCAGGTACGCCACCACTACCTGAGCCGCGAACTGGTCATCGGGTGGATCCGCGGCACCAGAGGCCGCCCGTCCCAGCCAGTGGCCGACCTGGCTCGTCGGCTCGGCGTGGTCGGCGGTTAG
- a CDS encoding NUDIX domain-containing protein: protein MTENEHEAKMAHPRMAAGALFFDNADRVLLVEPSYKDYRDIPGGYVETGESPLQACVREVHEELGIKPAIGRLLVVDWAPNPGEGDKVLYLFDGGRLTEDECGHIELQADELRGYAFHDARELSGLTIPRLARRITAGVEARVNGVTAYLEHGTAPEATS from the coding sequence GTGACCGAGAACGAGCACGAAGCGAAGATGGCCCACCCGCGGATGGCCGCCGGCGCGCTCTTCTTCGACAACGCCGACCGGGTTCTGCTCGTCGAACCCTCGTACAAGGATTACCGCGACATCCCCGGCGGCTACGTCGAGACCGGCGAGTCTCCACTGCAAGCCTGCGTGCGCGAAGTCCATGAGGAGCTGGGCATCAAGCCCGCCATCGGGCGGCTGCTCGTCGTGGACTGGGCGCCGAATCCGGGGGAGGGAGACAAGGTCCTTTATCTCTTCGACGGAGGCCGTCTCACCGAGGATGAGTGCGGGCATATCGAGCTTCAAGCCGACGAGCTCCGTGGATACGCCTTCCACGACGCCAGGGAGCTGTCGGGGCTCACCATCCCCCGCCTTGCACGCCGCATCACCGCAGGCGTCGAGGCCCGCGTCAACGGCGTAACTGCTTACCTGGAGCATGGAACGGCGCCGGAGGCGACTTCGTGA